The Paenibacillus sp. BIC5C1 DNA segment TACGGCATTTTTGAGTAATGGAAACGACATGTTGATGATGAAGAAGGCAGGCAGCAGGATGTTTGATTTTGAGTTCTGGGGTGGTATTGGCGGGCATCTGGAGCATGGCGAACTTAACTCACCAATGACTGCCAGCTATCGGGAGATTGAAGAAGAGACGGGGTTCAAGCCAGAAGACGTGAATCATTTTCGGCTTCGATATATATTGCTAGAGCTTAATGGTGGTGAAGTGCGGCAGCAGTTTGTATATTTTGGTGAGACGACACATCGAGCCTTTATTCCATCAGATGAAGGGGAGTTGTTCTGGATACCCAAGGATGAGCTGCTGGATTTACATACATCCATTCTGATCGAAGCTGCAATGCGGCACTTTTTGCAGAATCAGGAGACCGACGAGATATGGATTGGTAATGTCCTAAATGGGGAAGGGGCAGCGGCTAGACCGAGGGTAGAATGGAGTATTATGCAAGACACGATATCTTTTGAACCCGTTGTGTAATGTTGGACGTCTTGACCGGGATTGGGCATATCTCTGATCGGAAAAGCCATACGTTTAACCGTCTGTAGACGGCGTTATAAAGAGCGAGGATATTAGCCATCCCCGCTCTTTTCATGATGTAATGATGGGAAGGAGAAAGATAATGAAATCCAACTTGCAACATAACAGATGGTTCAAAGGATGTCTTCTGCTGGTGCCAACAGTTCTATTGTTATATTTGCTGGTTCAGTTATTTCCTTATACAAGTTTAATGAGATTAATCATGTTTCCCCTGATTATGGCGATCAATGCAGGCATTATCTTCTTTGCAGCACAAAAAACAGAAAAGAAAGTATCCAGCCCACAAAAGGGGACATCACGAAATGCATTAATCATTGTCCTAACCCTGCTGGTTACCATCGTACTCTACCCTCAGGCATCCGATCGACACATTGTCGTTCAAATCAAAGATGGAATTCATGCTGTTAGGCATTATGAAGACATCACAACACAGGATCTCAAGCTTTATAAAGATCAAAGTGGCAAAATTATTGGGGACTCCAACGAGCGATATGTTGTGGCGCTGTATAAATTTCGACAAGATATTCCGATGGACGGTTCATTCCACATTTACGAGCGAGCAGGAAACCGGACCTTCGATCCGGTGATTAACAACGTGGAACAGATCCCTGAGAAATTGATGGGTTTTCACAAGCTGATCTGGTGGGTCTTGGGACTAAATTGATCTGTATTAGAACGGCGCTTTATTTTTCGGCAACAACCCTTAATTCTGATCGCAAAGGCTCTTCAAGCTGTGA contains these protein-coding regions:
- a CDS encoding NUDIX domain-containing protein — its product is MEIRQMATAFLSNGNDMLMMKKAGSRMFDFEFWGGIGGHLEHGELNSPMTASYREIEEETGFKPEDVNHFRLRYILLELNGGEVRQQFVYFGETTHRAFIPSDEGELFWIPKDELLDLHTSILIEAAMRHFLQNQETDEIWIGNVLNGEGAAARPRVEWSIMQDTISFEPVV